From the genome of Thermus thermamylovorans, one region includes:
- the purM gene encoding phosphoribosylformylglycinamidine cyclo-ligase yields the protein MRYEEAGVHIEAKAEALRRAKEAIAATYTKEVLRGLGAFGGLFDAHALKGMRHPVLVATTDGVGTKTLLALEAGDVSGLGFDLVNHSVNDLLCQGATPLFFMDYLAASRLEEGVLAALLGSLAEACRAHGIPLLGGETAEMPGVYREGAWDVAGTLVGVVEREEILGPERVREGDVLLGLPSSGPHTNGYSLIRKVVAGQDLNAPVPELGESLKEALLRPHRAYLREFLRLKEAGVELHAIAHITGGGLPENLPRALPEGLGAEVRKGSWPMPPVFPYLQRLGKIPEEEMYRVFNMGLGLVLILPEEEAQRALALVEGFVVGRVVRGPGVLLL from the coding sequence CATCGCCGCCACCTATACGAAAGAGGTCCTTCGAGGGCTTGGGGCCTTCGGGGGTCTTTTTGACGCTCACGCCCTCAAGGGGATGCGCCATCCCGTCCTGGTGGCCACCACCGACGGGGTGGGCACCAAAACCCTTTTGGCCCTCGAGGCGGGGGACGTTTCCGGCCTGGGCTTCGACCTGGTGAACCACTCGGTGAACGACCTCCTGTGCCAGGGGGCCACCCCCCTCTTCTTCATGGACTACCTGGCGGCCAGCCGCCTGGAAGAAGGCGTGCTCGCCGCCCTGCTGGGCTCCTTGGCGGAGGCCTGCCGCGCCCACGGCATCCCTCTCCTGGGGGGGGAGACCGCGGAGATGCCCGGGGTGTACCGGGAGGGGGCCTGGGACGTGGCGGGCACCCTGGTGGGGGTGGTGGAGCGGGAGGAGATCCTGGGCCCCGAACGGGTGCGGGAGGGGGACGTCCTCCTGGGCCTCCCCTCCTCCGGCCCCCACACCAACGGCTACTCCCTGATCCGGAAAGTGGTGGCGGGGCAGGACCTGAACGCCCCCGTCCCCGAGCTTGGGGAAAGCCTAAAAGAAGCCCTCCTCCGCCCCCACCGGGCCTACCTCAGGGAGTTTTTGCGCCTCAAGGAAGCCGGGGTGGAGCTCCACGCCATCGCCCACATCACCGGGGGGGGCCTCCCGGAAAACCTCCCCCGGGCCCTCCCCGAGGGTCTGGGGGCCGAGGTGCGAAAGGGGAGCTGGCCCATGCCTCCCGTTTTCCCCTATCTTCAGCGTTTGGGGAAAATCCCCGAGGAGGAGATGTACCGGGTCTTCAACATGGGCCTCGGGCTCGTCCTCATCCTGCCCGAAGAGGAAGCGCAGAGGGCCTTAGCCCTGGTGGAGGGCTTCGTGGTGGGGCGGGTCGTTCGGGGCCCCGGGGTCCTTCTCCTATGA